A single window of Onychomys torridus chromosome 8, mOncTor1.1, whole genome shotgun sequence DNA harbors:
- the C8H17orf97 gene encoding protein LIAT1 isoform X1, producing MAGRGGTGAADYGEEGEDEEEEEAREGGAEGSPGSKLPPIVGTASELAKRKVKKKKKKKKTKGSGKGDADKHHSRGRKSQPLSSSFHDILNPHKDHGSRAEPRDKEETRYNVPYSCSMSQTYFAEIEESLSNQINESLRWDGILTDPEAEKERIRIYKLNRRKRYRLVALKGFHSDPCPEESLENLPYLSEKDCGPSSKQPSSKGDHAHSYFEAANLLHPELATTATE from the exons ATGGCCGGCCGCGGTGGGACCGGGGCGGCGGACTATGGCGAGGAGGgcgaggacgaggaggaggaggaggcgcgGGAAGGAGGCGCTGAGGGCTCCCCGGGGTCCAAGCTGCCCCCTATCGTGGGCACCGCCTCCGAGCTGGCCAAACGGaaagtgaagaagaaaaagaagaagaaaaagaccaaAGGTTCGGGCAAGGGCGACG CAGACAAACATCACAGCCGAGGCCGGAAGAGTCAGCCGCTGTCTTCATCTTTCCACGACATCTTAAATCCCCACAAAGACCATGGCTCAAGGGCAGAGCCCAGAGACAAAGAAGAAACTAGGTACAACGTTCCCTATTCATGCAGCATGAGTCAAACCTACTTTGCCGAAATAGAAGAGAGCCTTTCCAACCAGATCAACGAGAGTCTGCGTTGGGATGGGATTCTGACCGACCCCGAGGCAGAAAAGGAGAGGATCCGCATCTACAAGCTGAACCGGAGGAAGCGGTACCGGCTAGTGGCCCTCAAGGGCTTCCACTCGGATCCCTGTCCGGAGGAGAGCTTGGAGAACCTGCCCTACCTCTCCGAGAAAGACTGCGGCCCCAGCAGCAAGCAGCCCAGCTCCAAGGGCGACCATGCGCATAGCTACTTTGAGGCTGCAAACCTCCTGCACCCGGAATTAGCCACCACTGCGACAGAGTGA
- the C8H17orf97 gene encoding protein LIAT1 isoform X3, translating to MAGRGGTGAADYGEEGEDEEEEEAREGGAEGSPGSKLPPIVGTASELAKRKVKKKKKKKKTKADKHHSRGRKSQPLSSSFHDILNPHKDHGSRAEPRDKEETRYNVPYSCSMSQTYFAEIEESLSNQINESLRWDGILTDPEAEKERIRIYKLNRRKRYRLVALKGFHSDPCPEESLENLPYLSEKDCGPSSKQPSSKGDHAHSYFEAANLLHPELATTATE from the exons ATGGCCGGCCGCGGTGGGACCGGGGCGGCGGACTATGGCGAGGAGGgcgaggacgaggaggaggaggaggcgcgGGAAGGAGGCGCTGAGGGCTCCCCGGGGTCCAAGCTGCCCCCTATCGTGGGCACCGCCTCCGAGCTGGCCAAACGGaaagtgaagaagaaaaagaagaagaaaaagaccaaAG CAGACAAACATCACAGCCGAGGCCGGAAGAGTCAGCCGCTGTCTTCATCTTTCCACGACATCTTAAATCCCCACAAAGACCATGGCTCAAGGGCAGAGCCCAGAGACAAAGAAGAAACTAGGTACAACGTTCCCTATTCATGCAGCATGAGTCAAACCTACTTTGCCGAAATAGAAGAGAGCCTTTCCAACCAGATCAACGAGAGTCTGCGTTGGGATGGGATTCTGACCGACCCCGAGGCAGAAAAGGAGAGGATCCGCATCTACAAGCTGAACCGGAGGAAGCGGTACCGGCTAGTGGCCCTCAAGGGCTTCCACTCGGATCCCTGTCCGGAGGAGAGCTTGGAGAACCTGCCCTACCTCTCCGAGAAAGACTGCGGCCCCAGCAGCAAGCAGCCCAGCTCCAAGGGCGACCATGCGCATAGCTACTTTGAGGCTGCAAACCTCCTGCACCCGGAATTAGCCACCACTGCGACAGAGTGA
- the C8H17orf97 gene encoding protein LIAT1 isoform X2, whose product MAGRGGTGAADYGEEGEDEEEEEAREGGAEGSPGSKLPPIVGTASELAKRKVKKKKKKKKTKGSGKGDDKHHSRGRKSQPLSSSFHDILNPHKDHGSRAEPRDKEETRYNVPYSCSMSQTYFAEIEESLSNQINESLRWDGILTDPEAEKERIRIYKLNRRKRYRLVALKGFHSDPCPEESLENLPYLSEKDCGPSSKQPSSKGDHAHSYFEAANLLHPELATTATE is encoded by the exons ATGGCCGGCCGCGGTGGGACCGGGGCGGCGGACTATGGCGAGGAGGgcgaggacgaggaggaggaggaggcgcgGGAAGGAGGCGCTGAGGGCTCCCCGGGGTCCAAGCTGCCCCCTATCGTGGGCACCGCCTCCGAGCTGGCCAAACGGaaagtgaagaagaaaaagaagaagaaaaagaccaaAGGTTCGGGCAAGGGCGACG ACAAACATCACAGCCGAGGCCGGAAGAGTCAGCCGCTGTCTTCATCTTTCCACGACATCTTAAATCCCCACAAAGACCATGGCTCAAGGGCAGAGCCCAGAGACAAAGAAGAAACTAGGTACAACGTTCCCTATTCATGCAGCATGAGTCAAACCTACTTTGCCGAAATAGAAGAGAGCCTTTCCAACCAGATCAACGAGAGTCTGCGTTGGGATGGGATTCTGACCGACCCCGAGGCAGAAAAGGAGAGGATCCGCATCTACAAGCTGAACCGGAGGAAGCGGTACCGGCTAGTGGCCCTCAAGGGCTTCCACTCGGATCCCTGTCCGGAGGAGAGCTTGGAGAACCTGCCCTACCTCTCCGAGAAAGACTGCGGCCCCAGCAGCAAGCAGCCCAGCTCCAAGGGCGACCATGCGCATAGCTACTTTGAGGCTGCAAACCTCCTGCACCCGGAATTAGCCACCACTGCGACAGAGTGA